The sequence below is a genomic window from Flavobacterium sediminilitoris.
TTCTCAGTCTCCATTTTATAAAATTTAACAGTACAAATATTCAAAACGGAGTACGTAATTATTTCGCGTAGTAAAAATTATAATAAAAATATTTTTATTATAATTGTAGATTATTGATTTGTAGTGTGTTTTTTTGTTGCTAATAATGAAAAAACCGCTTCATAAAAATGAAACGGTTTAAAATGGATGTGTTTTTAAATTATTTAGGATTTAAAGCAGTATCTATTCTTGAAACTAAATCTTGTAAGTGAAACTTGCTTAATCTGTCACTAGTTAGACTAGCGGCTACTTTTAATTGAGATTTTAGTTCTGTTAACTGACCTCTTGCAATTGAAGGGATATCTGTTTCGCTTAATTTTATAGTTTTTCTATTAAATCTTGCTGTTGCTTTTTTATCAATATCTAATGCTTTAATAACATTTTCAACAAAAAGTTTTTGTAAGTTTCTTCTATAAATATCAATAGGAGCGTTAGTTTTTACTTCTGAGAAAATTCCTTTTCTTAAATCGCTCATTAATTCATCTACTGAATAATTTTTTTTGCTTAGAGATGATGTTTCAATTAATCGAACTAATCTATCTCCATCTAATAAACTAGAAAGGGTTCTATCTTGAAGGCTTTTTATAGCTTCAACACCATTATCTGGATTTATCTTGGCTAATATGTTTTGGTCTAATAACCATGTTGGTGTTGTAAATAATTGTTCATTTAAGAATGATACAGCATCATTTTGAATACTTGAAGGTACTACTTCATATAAATCGCCTTCCATATCATAGGTTTTTGGTGTTTCATAAATTCCACCTACGTTTTTTGTAACGTGTCCCATATATCTTCTAAACTGACCTACTAATGAACCGTATAATCCTTCTAATTCTGAATAATCTTCGCCATCTTCTTTACTCCATTCTATTAAATTTGGTAAAATTCTTTTTAGGTTTTTAATACCATATTCTGAAGCTTTCATAGCATCGTCTCCTAAATCCTCTGTTTGATATCTTGGATCATACGGACTTGTTTCTGTACCAAACCATAGACGACGATTTTTGTAAGCGTCTTTGGTCATTTCATTAAGTTTAGCTTTTTCTTCATCTTCATTTTTAGCTCCATCAAAATATGAATAACCCCATTTGATTGCCCATTTGTCATAATCTCCAATTCTTGGAAATAAATCAGTTACACCGTCTTCTGGTTGAGCAACATAATTGAAACGTGCATAATCCATGATAGACGAAGTGTGTCCGTTTGCTTTTTGGAAATCTTTATCTCTTAATTTTTCAACAGGAGTTGCAAAACTAGCACCCATATTGTGACGTAGTCCCAGCGTATGACCCACTTCATGTGATGAAACAAATCGGATAAGTTCCCCCATTAGTTTATCATCAAATGTTTTATTTCTTGCTGCTGGATCTACTGCTGCTGTTTGAATTAAATACCAATCGCGTAATAAGCTCATGATATTATGATACCAACCAATGTGACTTTCTAGTATTTCTCCTGTTCTTGGATCGTGAACATTAGGACCGTACGCATTTTGAATGTCAGCTGCAAAGTATCTTAAAACTGAGAAGCGAGCATCTTCTAAGCTCATCGTCGGATCGTTTTCTGGCCAATATTCTCCACGAATTGCATTTTTCCAACCTGCAAATTCAAATGCTTCTTGCCAATCGTCGATTCCTGCTTTGATATAAGATCTCCATTTTTCAGGTGTTGCAGGGTCAATATAGTATACAATAGGTTTTTTAGGTTCAATTAATTCACCATTTTTTTGTCTTTGCGCATCTTCTTCAGATTTGGGTTCTAATCTCCATCTTACTGCAAAAACTTCTTTATCTGATTTTAATGATTCTTCTTCAAATACATCATAATGATTTGCAAAATATCCAACACGTTTGTCAAAAGCTCTTTTACGCATTGGTTTTTCTGGTAATAATAGCATTGAAGTGTTTAGTTCTAGTGTAACAACTCCTGCATCTAAACCAGAAGGTAGATTTACTCCAATTTTTGGTGTTGGAGTTCTTGAAATTCTTTGTGGTTCTGTAGAGAATGTTTTTACAGTTCTAATTTCAGTGTTTATAGGAAAACTTTTGATATCTTGTATAAAAGATTTATCTTTTTGAAATGACTGAATGCTTAATAATTGTTTGTTAACAGGGCTTAATGAGAAGGTTTGTACATCTGCATCAAAAGTAGCGTTCATATCTATAACGTATCCTGTATTTTCTTTTCCTGATCCATCTTTTTTGAAAGCTAAGATTTCGTAATTTCCAATGATAGGATTTGAACTTGAGTTTCTTACTGCTTTTGTAATAGGTTTGTCTTCATCTGGAGTCATAATTACATAAGTAATAGAACGTAAAAGAATGGTGTTATTCAGTCCTTTTTCAAATTTTACTACTTGTCTGTTTATTTCTTCTCCACCAAATATTCCTCCACCAGCTGGTGTTTTTGAATAACGAGTAATGGTCATTATTTCTTTTCCAATAAGAGAATCTGAAATTTCAAAGAGGAATTTATCTCCTATTTTATGAACATCGATTAATCCTTTTTGAGTTATAGCCGTTGAATCAATTACTTTATTATAAGGTTTTGGTCCTTTTTTTTCTTCAGGCTTTTTTACTTGTGCGGTTGCTGTTTCTTTTGATTTTTTTTTGTTTCGTTTTTGGGAGTATCCTTCAATACTACATAACAAAAGCAAACATGTTGAAATTAGCGTAATTTTTTTAAACATAATTTTTTGGTTATTAACTTTAGATTTGATAGTAGCCAAATTTATTTTAAAAACTTTACATTTTTATTTTTCTCTTTAAATTATTAGATATATTTAACATTTCAGTTTATTTTGAGCTTAAAATTTGAGTTATTGTTAAATTTATTGTAATTTTTTAATGTATTTGTGATTTCTTTTTTTGTACATTGGCGTCTTAAAAATTGAAAAATGAGAAAAATAATTTTGCTTTTATTACTTACTGTAACATCATTAGGCTATAGTCAAAAGAAGAAAACATCAAAGAAAACAACATCAACATCAAAATCAGTATTAGCAAAATTAGATAATCTTTCTGCTGAAATTATTACAGATAAAAAAGGTAAGAAGCTAGTTTTATTTGTAACAAACGGTTCTTCAAAAGATACTTTAGAATTGAAAAAAATAGAATCAGTTGTTTTTAATCCTTTAAATTTTACTATAAAATCATTTACTACAAATGGTGTAAAATTATATTGTTTAAATTGGCAAGAGAAGAATGCTATTGAAACAAAAGTTAAAAAAGAAAATCAAGATATAATGGAGTCTCAGATTTGGAATATTGAAAGTAAGGAATTATTAATTGGAAATACTCAAAAATCGAGTCATATTATTGAAACTGTTTTTTTAGATAAAAATAGAACAGCATCCGAAACACAAGAAAGAAACAGAAAAGAAGGTTTTGAGTTTGTTTTGTTACCAAATGGTGATGTGAATTTAAAAAATAAAACACAAAATAATACGTATAGTTTTCAAAATTCTTCAATGAAGTATGTAATCAATAAGGCAGCAGCTAGTAAGGCTACAAAAAAGAGGAGATAATATTTTTTAGGAATAAATTAAAATAGTATGCATGCATAGTAATTAATAATCTTTTCTTATATTTGAATCAAATAAATTTAAAATGGGAAAATCAGATTTAAAAACACTTTTAGGGATAAAATATCCAATTATTATGGCTCCAATGTTTTTAGTATCCAATACTAAAATGGTGATTGAAGGAATGAAAAGTGGTATTGCAGGTTGTATTCCCGCATTGAATTATAGAACATTAGAAGAACTAAGAGCTTCTATAAAAGAATTAAAAGCCGCAAAAGTTGAAGGTGGAAGTTTTGGATATAATTTAATTGTAAATAAATCAAATGTAAAATATAAAGAACAACTTAGAGTGTTATGTGAAGAAGGAGTAGATTTTATTATAACTTCTCTAGGTAGTCCAGAAGAAACAATTAAAGAAGCACATAAAGTAGGAATTAAAGTTTTTTGTGATGTAACCGATTTAGCTTTTGCAAAAAAAGTAGAAAGTTTGAATGCGGATGCATTAATTGCAGTAAATAATGTAGCAGGTGGGCATAGAGGAAATATTGAACCAAGTGAATTAATCAAACAACTTAACGAAGGAACTACTTTGCCTGTAATTTCTGCTGGTGGAGTAGGAAACAAGCAAGATTTTGAGTCTATGTTAAGCTATGGTGCTATTGGTGTTTCTGTAGGAAGTCCGTTTATAGCTTCAATTGAAGCAGGAGTTTCAGATGAATATAAGCAAGCTTGTGTAGATTATGGAGCTAAAGATATTGTAATGACAGAGCGTATTTCAGGTACGCCTTGTACTGTAATTAATACTCCTTATGTACAAAAAGTAGGAACAAGACAAAGTTGGTTAGAACGTATATTGAATAAAAATAAATCATTAAAAAAATGGGTTAAAATGGTTCGTTTTTATATTGGAATGAAGGCAACGGAAAAAGCAGCTACGCAAGTAACGTATAAAACAGTTTGGGTTGCTGGACCAAGTATTGAACACACAAAAGCGATTTTACCGGTCAAAGATATTGTTGCCAATTTAACCGTATAAAAAATGTATGATGCTGTTTTTATATTTTTAAATCGTTTTTTTAAGAAGTCTACATTATTTAAAATGATGTTTAATATTTCTCCAATGTATCGAAGAAGTTGTGGAAAAATATTTTTTGTATCAGATGATTTACATGTTGTAAAAATTAAAATTCCTTTAACTTATAAAAATAAGAATTATGTAGGTTCTATGTTTGGAGGAAGTTTATTTTCTGCTACAGATCCTATTTATATGATTCAATTAATGCAAATTTTAGGAAAAGAGTATGTGGTTTGGGATAAATCAACAGAAATTCGATTTAAAAGACCTGTATATGCTAATGCTTTTGTGACTTTTGAATTTACAAAGGAAGAAATTGCTGAAATCAAAGAGCTAGTAAATGAAAAACAAGAAATAGATGTAGTGAAACAGTTAAATATTTCCAATGGGAAAGATATCGTTTTTACGACATTAGATAAAACTATTTACATTAGTACTAAGGCATTTTACAAACAAAAAAGAGCAAAAAGGGATTAAAAAAGTCATTTTATTTTTAAGAAAATAAATTAACATCTTTTTAAAATATTTAATTTAAAATTGTAGTTACATTTGGTGCTAAATTGTAAAAATATGAGTAAGTACTTTAGATACTTATTTTTCTTATTAATCATTACTGTTTTTATAAATGGAAATAGTAATGATTCTCATGTTACCACTAATATCAATGATGTAAGTGAGTCTTTTTACAATGAATTTTCTCAGAAAGTTAATAATGTAGCGATACAAATTAAAGCGGAAAATCAATTTGTAGAGCATTTAAGTTCTGAAAATACTTTTTCATTTAAAAATACTTTTTCAAAATTTGTTGCCTCATTTTCTTTCAAAAAAGAGCTATATTTTTCTACATTAATAGATTTAAACAGAAAGAAGCAAAATAGCTTTTCTATATTTTTTTCAACAACACAAATAATATTTCCATTTCATAATTTTTGGTAAGATTTAGTTCATAACATACAATAAATTTAAAAGTTAAACTAAATATTATATATAAAATGGATACACCAAATATGATAATAGGGATAGTCTTATCCGCTATTATTTTGTTACCAATACTTTTAATCAATAAAAGTGTACTACAAAAAAGAAAGAGAATTATAGCAAAATTAGATGCCTTAGCAATTATAGATAATAAAAAAATAGGGGAATTAGACACTTGGACTGATAATTCAGTTATAGGTATAAGTACTGATAATTCTAAATTGTATTTTTCTAGAAATACTGATCATTATGAGAAAGAAATTGCCTTTGACTTGAAAAATATAAAAGAATGTACTATTGTTAATACATTTAAGCAAGGAACAAATAATATTGAAAAATTAGAATTATTATTAGAACTATATGATTCTAAAGACAGAGTTTCTCTTGAAATTTTCAAAGTAGATGAGAAAAATTTTATAATAGGAGAGGAGATGCGAATTGCTAAAAAGTGGTATTCTAAATTAGCTTCATAATTTTTTTAAATAATTTTCGTTTTTTAGAAAAAGAGAGAAGTAAAAAATACTTCTCTCTTTTTTATTTTGAATTGAGTCATAAAAAATGACCACTTAAACTTTTTTCTACAATACTCATTTTTATAGCAAGGAACAGTAATATTTATTTTATTGGGAAACATTTAGTAATTATTACTGTATCTTTTTGTTTGTTTTTATAGATAACGATGTTGAATTTTTTTTCTAGAACCGTTACTTTTTTAGTTTTATACCCTTTTCTTTTTATAATTAATTTTCTCCTAAATGTGTTATGAAATTAAATTCTCCATTTTTATCTGTATAGTAAATTTTGTTTGTTGGTTCACATTTTATTTTTTGTAAAACAACAGGTTTGTTATCATAGGTCATTATTTTACCTTCAATTGTTATTTCTTGAAAAGAATTATGAGCTATTTTAAAGAATGTAAATAAAAATAAAATGAATATTAATTTCATAATAAATTACTCTTCTAAAACAATTTCAAATGTTTTATCCCAGTTTTTTCCTGTAATCAATACTGTTTTTGTTTTAGGGTTATAGGCAATACCATTTAATACATCTACATCTGGATGTTGTGTAATTTTCGATTTTAAATCGCTTAAATTGATAATTCCTTCAACAGCACCGTGTTTAGGATCAATAACTGCAATAGCATCTCTTCCATATACATTTGCCCATATTTTACCATCAATCCATTCTAATTCGTTTAAAGCTTCTATTTTAGCATGCTTAGTATAAACATTTATATAGTCAATTTCTTTTAATGTTTCAGGGTCTAATATGTAAATTTTTTCAGTTCCTTCACTCATGTATAATTTTTCTCCATCATTTGCTAAACCCCAACCTTGCATTTTTTTAAAGTAGGTAAAAGTTTTAATTTTCTCAAAAGTATCAGCATTATATATATAGCCTTCATTGTTTAGCCATGTTAACTGATATACTTTATTATTTAAAATGGTTATTCCTTCACCAAAATATTTCGGAGCGAGTTCTACGGTTTTGTATACTTTACCTGTTTTATAATCTGTTTTTCTTAAGCTTGAAATTCCTCTCCTACCAGTTCCTTTTCCTTCACCATTTCCTGTACCTTCATATAAAGTATCTCTGTGAAATTCTAAACCTTGTGTGTAAGCTTTTATATCGTGAGGATATGTGTTTATTATTTTATATTTTAATAATTTAGGCTCAACATTTGAAGCAACAGTAAAATTTGCAGCAACATCTACATTGTTCCCTTCAAAATAAATTAAAGCTTTAACTTTTTGATATCCTAATTTTTGGTTTTCTAATGAAAATTGTAATGGAGTATTTCCTTTAACAGATCCAATGTTTTTATCATTGATGTAATAAATAATTGAATCAATAGTTTTGTTTTTATCGTTCTTTAAAGACAAATTTACACCTTCATTTAGCTCATATACCTGTTTTAATGCTGAAGTATCAATAGAAAAAAAACTTTTTAAATCTTTTTTTTCGTCATCACATGATATAATTGATATGCTTAAAAGTATGAAAGCGAATAGCTTAAGGTTTCTCATGGTTACATTTTTTTATAAGTACAATATACAATGAATTTTTAAAATTGCAATTGCACTTGCAAAAATATAAAATGTTTGTATATTTGCACTGGCAAGTCCTACACGACCAGCTCCTGCAGACTCCCCCAGGGTGGGAACGCAGCAAGGGTAAGCGGTTGTAGCGGTGCGATGTAGGTCGCTTGCCATTTTTTTTTAAATCTTCAATCTCCTTTTATGGGGATTTTTTTATACCCAAAAGTTGCTTAACTTCGCATCACAAAATCAAAGAATTATAATGAGTAAAGTTGTTTTTATTACAGGAGCTTCATCAGGTATTGGTAAAGCTATTGGAGAATATTTATTAGATAAAGGTTTTACAGTGTATGGAACAAGTAGGAATCCAAAGAATATAATAAATTCAAGAATCGAGTTAGTAGCATTAGATGTAAGAAATGTTGAAAGTGTAAAAAATGCAATTAAAGAAGTTATAACAAAGGCAGGAAGAATAGATGTGGTTATTAATAATGCAGGAGTTGGTATAACAGGACCTTTAGAAGAGATTCCAACAGAAGAGATAAAAAATAATTTTGAAACTAATTTATTTGGACCTATTGAAGTAATGAAAGCTGTTCTGCCTCAAATGCGTTTACAAAAAAGCGGATTAATTATAAATATAACGTCTATAGCGGGTTATATGGGATTGCCTTTTAGAAGTGTTTATTCTGCTTCTAAAGGAGCCTTAGAGTTGATAACAGAAGCGATGAATATGGAAGTAAAATCATTTGGTATACATATTACTAATGTGGCTCCTGGAGATTTTGCAACAAATATTGCTGCAGGAAGATATCATGCTCCTGTAATAAAGGGTTCTGCTTATGAAAAAACATACGGAAACACATTAGATATGATGGATAGTCATGTTGATTCAGGTAGTAATCCAAATGAAATGGCAGAAGCTATTTATAAAGTTATTAATACTTCAAACCCAAAAATTCATTATAAAGTAGGTGCTTTTATGCAGAAGTTCTCAATTGTTTTAAAACGTGTTCTTCCAGATACTATCTATGAAAAATTATTAATGAATCATTATAAGTTGTAAATCTTAAAATAGAAGATTGTTATTGCTATTTAAATTAGTAATTTTGCATTTTTAAAACAACACAACAAAATTTTAATAAAATCAAAACGTATGAAATTTTTTATTGACACGGCAAATCTAGAACAAATTAAAGAAGCTCAAGCACTTGGTGTTCTTGATGGCGTTACTACAAATCCTTCATTAATGGCAAAAGAAGGAATTACAGGGAAAAATAATATTTTAAAACATTATGTAGATATCTGTAATATTGTTGATGGTGATGTAAGTGCTGAAGTAAATGCAGTGGATTATGATGGAATGATTAAAGAAGGTGAAGAATTAGCTGAATTACATGAACAAATTGTTGTAAAAATACCTATGACAAAAGACGGTATTAAAGCTTGTAAATATTTTTCAGATAGAGGAATTAAAACAAATGTTACTTTAATATTTTCAGCAGGAC
It includes:
- a CDS encoding NAD(P)H-dependent flavin oxidoreductase, whose translation is MGKSDLKTLLGIKYPIIMAPMFLVSNTKMVIEGMKSGIAGCIPALNYRTLEELRASIKELKAAKVEGGSFGYNLIVNKSNVKYKEQLRVLCEEGVDFIITSLGSPEETIKEAHKVGIKVFCDVTDLAFAKKVESLNADALIAVNNVAGGHRGNIEPSELIKQLNEGTTLPVISAGGVGNKQDFESMLSYGAIGVSVGSPFIASIEAGVSDEYKQACVDYGAKDIVMTERISGTPCTVINTPYVQKVGTRQSWLERILNKNKSLKKWVKMVRFYIGMKATEKAATQVTYKTVWVAGPSIEHTKAILPVKDIVANLTV
- a CDS encoding DUF4442 domain-containing protein — translated: MMFNISPMYRRSCGKIFFVSDDLHVVKIKIPLTYKNKNYVGSMFGGSLFSATDPIYMIQLMQILGKEYVVWDKSTEIRFKRPVYANAFVTFEFTKEEIAEIKELVNEKQEIDVVKQLNISNGKDIVFTTLDKTIYISTKAFYKQKRAKRD
- a CDS encoding zinc-dependent metalloprotease; this translates as MFKKITLISTCLLLLCSIEGYSQKRNKKKSKETATAQVKKPEEKKGPKPYNKVIDSTAITQKGLIDVHKIGDKFLFEISDSLIGKEIMTITRYSKTPAGGGIFGGEEINRQVVKFEKGLNNTILLRSITYVIMTPDEDKPITKAVRNSSSNPIIGNYEILAFKKDGSGKENTGYVIDMNATFDADVQTFSLSPVNKQLLSIQSFQKDKSFIQDIKSFPINTEIRTVKTFSTEPQRISRTPTPKIGVNLPSGLDAGVVTLELNTSMLLLPEKPMRKRAFDKRVGYFANHYDVFEEESLKSDKEVFAVRWRLEPKSEEDAQRQKNGELIEPKKPIVYYIDPATPEKWRSYIKAGIDDWQEAFEFAGWKNAIRGEYWPENDPTMSLEDARFSVLRYFAADIQNAYGPNVHDPRTGEILESHIGWYHNIMSLLRDWYLIQTAAVDPAARNKTFDDKLMGELIRFVSSHEVGHTLGLRHNMGASFATPVEKLRDKDFQKANGHTSSIMDYARFNYVAQPEDGVTDLFPRIGDYDKWAIKWGYSYFDGAKNEDEEKAKLNEMTKDAYKNRRLWFGTETSPYDPRYQTEDLGDDAMKASEYGIKNLKRILPNLIEWSKEDGEDYSELEGLYGSLVGQFRRYMGHVTKNVGGIYETPKTYDMEGDLYEVVPSSIQNDAVSFLNEQLFTTPTWLLDQNILAKINPDNGVEAIKSLQDRTLSSLLDGDRLVRLIETSSLSKKNYSVDELMSDLRKGIFSEVKTNAPIDIYRRNLQKLFVENVIKALDIDKKATARFNRKTIKLSETDIPSIARGQLTELKSQLKVAASLTSDRLSKFHLQDLVSRIDTALNPK
- a CDS encoding SDR family oxidoreductase; the protein is MSKVVFITGASSGIGKAIGEYLLDKGFTVYGTSRNPKNIINSRIELVALDVRNVESVKNAIKEVITKAGRIDVVINNAGVGITGPLEEIPTEEIKNNFETNLFGPIEVMKAVLPQMRLQKSGLIINITSIAGYMGLPFRSVYSASKGALELITEAMNMEVKSFGIHITNVAPGDFATNIAAGRYHAPVIKGSAYEKTYGNTLDMMDSHVDSGSNPNEMAEAIYKVINTSNPKIHYKVGAFMQKFSIVLKRVLPDTIYEKLLMNHYKL
- the fsa gene encoding fructose-6-phosphate aldolase, with product MKFFIDTANLEQIKEAQALGVLDGVTTNPSLMAKEGITGKNNILKHYVDICNIVDGDVSAEVNAVDYDGMIKEGEELAELHEQIVVKIPMTKDGIKACKYFSDRGIKTNVTLIFSAGQALLAAKAGATYCSPFLGRLDDVSTDGLNLIDEIRLIYDNYAFETQILAASVRHTMHVVNCAKIGADVMTGPLSSILGLLKHPLTDIGLAQFIADFEKGNK
- a CDS encoding glutaminyl-peptide cyclotransferase, coding for MRNLKLFAFILLSISIISCDDEKKDLKSFFSIDTSALKQVYELNEGVNLSLKNDKNKTIDSIIYYINDKNIGSVKGNTPLQFSLENQKLGYQKVKALIYFEGNNVDVAANFTVASNVEPKLLKYKIINTYPHDIKAYTQGLEFHRDTLYEGTGNGEGKGTGRRGISSLRKTDYKTGKVYKTVELAPKYFGEGITILNNKVYQLTWLNNEGYIYNADTFEKIKTFTYFKKMQGWGLANDGEKLYMSEGTEKIYILDPETLKEIDYINVYTKHAKIEALNELEWIDGKIWANVYGRDAIAVIDPKHGAVEGIINLSDLKSKITQHPDVDVLNGIAYNPKTKTVLITGKNWDKTFEIVLEE